The genomic segment TATCTGCACCGGATTTCTTGAGCCATTCACGGGAATATTCAGGACTCTGCGCAATTTTTCGCACAAAAATTTTTGTCATGAGTAATTTTTTGATTCCGGTTAATTTCGGGACTTCTATAATTTCTCCCTGTTTCACTTCCGCGAGTCTCTCAAGCCAATTTGCCACGCCTAATGACTGGTGAAAATGTCCCCTTATGCCGTCGCTTATAATTACAACGCGTTTAATTCCCTGCATTGATAATATCTCTCACTCTCTGTAAATCTTCGGGGGTATCGACTCCGACATTTTGACTCTTTGAGCTTGTAACTTTCACGCTGATTTTATAGCCATGTTCTAAAATTTTTAGCTGTTCGAGTGATTCTGCTTCACTTAACGGAGTAACAGGAAGACTCACATATTTTCGCAGGAAATTTATTTTATAGCCGTAAATCCCTATATGCTGATAAACCGGCAAATTTATTTTATTGCGCATAAATGGTATTAACGAACGAGAAAAATATAACGCTTCCCCTTTTAGATTCATGACAACTTTTACAACATTTGGATTAATATATTCGCTCTCGTCATTGAGTTCACGGCACAAAGTAGAGCACTCACTATTTATTAATAATTCTGCAATCTCGTCAATCATAACCGGATCAAGTAAAGGCTCATCACCCTGAATATTAATTACTGAGTCGATTTCTTGATTATAAAATTTTGCTGCCTGTTCACATCTCGCCGTCCCGTTCGGCAAATCTGAATCCGTCATTATTGCATTTGCCCCGAAATTCTTTGCGCAATTATAAATTCTCTCGTCATCAGTTGCTATTATTACATCAAATAAAGATTTAGACATTTTTGCTCGCTCATAAACTCTCTGAATCATGCTCTTCCCGCAAATATCGGCGAGGGGCTTACCCGGGAATCTAGTAGATTTATAGCGGGCGGGAATTATTCCTAAAATTTTCGTGTTCATTTATGCGACACCTGCCTTCAAAAGCTCGTGAATGTGAATGATTCCGACCGGTTTATTATTCTCAACTGCGATTAATACGCTAATTTCGTGCTGCTCGATAATTTTTACTGCCTCAGCTGCTAATGAGTCCGGGCTTATAGTTCGGGGATTTCTCGTCATAGCGTCATCGATTTTTACGTCAAATGCTTTAACGCCCCTTTTCTCCATTAAACGCCGCAAATCTCCATCCGTAAAAATTCCCGTCAAATTCCCTGACTCGTCAACAACACAAGCCGCCCCGTAGCCCTTCCCAGTTATGACAAATAAGGCATCTTTAACGCTGACTCCCTGATTTATAACGGGCAATCGTTCGCCGGTTCCCATTATGTCGCGTACTCGTGTCAACAATTTCCGGCCAAGTGAGCCGCCCGGATGGAATAAAGCAAAATCTTCACGCTTGAGTCCCCTCAAAATTGCCACTAATGCCGCGATTGCGTCCCCTTCTGAGAGTTCTAATGCCGCACTGCTCATCGGTGCTAATTGTAAAGGGTCGCCCTCTGAT from the Synergistaceae bacterium genome contains:
- a CDS encoding KpsF/GutQ family sugar-phosphate isomerase — protein: MLTDKELLNSAKKLMRTEAQEILRASESLDYSIVNASRLIYECQGRVVVAGLGKSGHIGRKISATLASLGTPSFFLHAAEALHGDLGMVRSEDVGLFISNSGSSSELVELLPHFRRLGAKLIAITGEMNSPLAKYADIVINAHVESEGDPLQLAPMSSAALELSEGDAIAALVAILRGLKREDFALFHPGGSLGRKLLTRVRDIMGTGERLPVINQGVSVKDALFVITGKGYGAACVVDESGNLTGIFTDGDLRRLMEKRGVKAFDVKIDDAMTRNPRTISPDSLAAEAVKIIEQHEISVLIAVENNKPVGIIHIHELLKAGVA
- the kdsB gene encoding 3-deoxy-manno-octulosonate cytidylyltransferase; this encodes MNTKILGIIPARYKSTRFPGKPLADICGKSMIQRVYERAKMSKSLFDVIIATDDERIYNCAKNFGANAIMTDSDLPNGTARCEQAAKFYNQEIDSVINIQGDEPLLDPVMIDEIAELLINSECSTLCRELNDESEYINPNVVKVVMNLKGEALYFSRSLIPFMRNKINLPVYQHIGIYGYKINFLRKYVSLPVTPLSEAESLEQLKILEHGYKISVKVTSSKSQNVGVDTPEDLQRVRDIINAGN